In Desulfatibacillum aliphaticivorans DSM 15576, the genomic stretch ACCGGTTCTGGAAAAGAAGCAAGGCGGCCGTTCCGGGGGAGGCTCCTTTTTGACGCCATTTGCGGAAAAGCTGCTGGAGGATTTCAAAAGCATGCAGCGCAAAGTGGAAAAGGAGACGGACAAAACTTTCGCCAAGTCTTTTGAAGAAAACCTTGATGAGCACACCCGGGAAAACAATTAAAAACTTCTTGCTTTATCAATCAGTTAATAAGTTTACTTAGGGGGGCAGCTCAAATGCTGTCGGATGAACCTGCGAATCCAAATACGTTACCCAACTAAAAAGCATGCCTGCGGGTTCATCCAACACTCCGTCAAGTTACCTCATTATTCGATGTTCTTAACGCCCACTTTTCCGCCCAGTCATTCAACGGCGCCAGTACGACGAACAACTCCTCTCCGTCCTTGGTCAGGCGATAGCCTTCGTCGGTCAACTCCACGGCGTCCGCCTCCCTAAGCTCCCTCAATCGCTGGTTTAAAAGCGTGGGCGATAAGCCCCCGCTGGCCTCCTGCAAGCCTCGAAACCGCAAAGGGCCGTCCCTCAACTCCCATATGATTCTCAACGCCCAACGGCGTCCCAGCAGGTCCAGCAAGGCCATGATCGGACGGCCCGACTCGGAGCTGCGCACTTTTTTCCCTGGTTTAGGAGGGGATTTTGCCATAGTTTTCACTTTTCCCTTGCGCTATTAAAAATGTAGCAATATAGTGCTATTTAATTTGTAGCATTCCAACTCAAAGGAGGCAAGAAAAATGACCCAACAACGCATAGCCATGGTAAATCCGCCTTATGAACAGGAAACAAAGGAAGAGCTGGAAAAGATGATGCCTCCGGGCATAGAGCCTTTGAAGCTCTTCAAAACAATCGCCCAAAATCCGCGAGTGCTGAAAAAATTCCGCAAGGGGAACCTGTTGGACAGGGGCTCTATCGATCGCCGCGATCGGGAAATCGTCATCCTGCGCACCTGCGCCCGGTGCGGTTCGGAATATGAATGGGGCGTGCACACGGCCTATTTCGCCGAACGATTCGGTATTTCATCGGAACAGATCACCGCTACGGTGCGCGGCGACGGCCAAAGTCCGTGTTGGGAAGAGAAGGACCGTCTGTTAATTCGGATGGTGGATGAGTTGCACGATTCCGCCCAAATTTCCGACGATCTATGGAATGGGCTCGCCGAAGCCTGGAACCCGGATCAGTTGGTGGAGTTGATCGTCCTGACCGGCTTTTACCACACGGTTTCCTTTGTCACGAATGGGGCGAAAGTGGAGTTGGAGGAGTTCGCCGCCCGATTCCCGGACAAGGCGTAGACAAAAAAAAGGCCGGGCGTCCCAGAATAGGCGTCCGGCCTTTTTGCTTTGTTAAGGTATTTTTACGCCAAAAGAGCGGGCCTTTCGGGCCAATGCCTGAAAGCGTTGCCCCTGCGGCCAACTTACTTGAAACTAACCCACAGGGCGTGGACAATGCCCGGCACGTAAAAGAAGATGCACAGGATGATGTTTATGATCAACGGCGTTCCCACGCCGCTTTTCAAAAAAACAGCTACCGGGGGAAGAAGCAGGCAAAGAATAAGCATGATGATTTTGTTGTCTTTCATGGGCAAAAGCCTCCTTGTACTGCATTAGCGTTCTCATAAGTTCAAGCTAAGGTGTCGGTGTAAGCAGTGTACAAAAAGTCGCCTTATAGCGTCCATAAAAAAACCGCCGGAAGAGAGGCTCCGGCGGCTTTGATTTGTGGAATTTATGCGGCGGGTTAAGCGATTAACTGGATTTTGGAAGCAGGAATCTCCCCCTCACCTTGGTCTTAACCTCCCAGGTAGGCTTTTTTCACTTCCGGGTCTTCCAGGAGCTTCTTGGAATCCCCTTCCATGACCAGAGAGCCGGTTTCAAGCACATAGGCCCTGCTGGCGAACTGAAGGGCCAGGCGGGCGTTTTGCTCCACCAAAAGGATGGCCGCGCCTTCCTTGTTGATCTCTTTCAAAGCCTTGAACACGTTTTGCA encodes the following:
- a CDS encoding YqaE/Pmp3 family membrane protein — its product is MKDNKIIMLILCLLLPPVAVFLKSGVGTPLIINIILCIFFYVPGIVHALWVSFK
- a CDS encoding winged helix-turn-helix transcriptional regulator encodes the protein MAKSPPKPGKKVRSSESGRPIMALLDLLGRRWALRIIWELRDGPLRFRGLQEASGGLSPTLLNQRLRELREADAVELTDEGYRLTKDGEELFVVLAPLNDWAEKWALRTSNNEVT
- a CDS encoding carboxymuconolactone decarboxylase family protein; its protein translation is MTQQRIAMVNPPYEQETKEELEKMMPPGIEPLKLFKTIAQNPRVLKKFRKGNLLDRGSIDRRDREIVILRTCARCGSEYEWGVHTAYFAERFGISSEQITATVRGDGQSPCWEEKDRLLIRMVDELHDSAQISDDLWNGLAEAWNPDQLVELIVLTGFYHTVSFVTNGAKVELEEFAARFPDKA